The following coding sequences lie in one Lemur catta isolate mLemCat1 chromosome 11, mLemCat1.pri, whole genome shotgun sequence genomic window:
- the MYL7 gene encoding myosin regulatory light chain 2, atrial isoform: MASRKAGTRGKAAATKQAQRGSSNVFSMFEQAQIQEFKEAFSCIDQNRDGIICKSDLRETYSQLGKVSVPEEELDAMLQEGKGPINFTVFLTLFGEKLNGTDPEEAILSAFRMFDPSGKGVVNKDEFKQLLLTQADKFSPAEVEQMFALTPMDLAGNIDYKSLCYIITHGDEKEE, encoded by the exons ATG GCCAGCAGGAAGGCGGGGACCCGAGGCAAGGCTGCAGCCACCAAGCAGGCCCAACGTGGCTCTTCCAACGTCTTTTCCATGTTCGAACAAGCCCAGATCCAGGAGTTCAAAGAA GCCTTCAGCTGCATCGACCAGAATCGTGATGGCATCATCTGCAAGTCGGACCTGAGGGAGACCTACTCCCAGCTCG GGAAGGTGAGTGTCCCGGAGGAGGAGCTGGACGCCATGCTGCAGGAAGGCAAGGGCCCCATCAACTTCACCGTCTTCCTCACGCTCTTTGGGGAGAAGCTCAATG GGACAGACCCCGAGGAAGCCATCCTGAGTGCCTTCCGCATGTTTGACCCCAGCGGCAAGGGGGTGGTGAACAAGGATGA GTTCAAGCAGCTTCTCCTGACCCAGGCAGACAAGTTCTCCCCAGCCGAG GTGGAGCAGATGTTCGCACTGACTCCCATGGACCTGGCAGGGAACATCGACTACAAGTCCCTGTGCTACATCATCACCCATGGGGACGAGAAAGAGGAGTGA